The nucleotide window TCGGGCACGCTGGCGGCTTCATCGACAGCAAGACCGGTGGCAAGTACTCCGACAAGATCACCTCGGTCCAGTCCAAGGCCTCCTCGATGGTCGACAACGTCGACGGTCAGGACGGCGCCCGGCCGGCTGGGTCACCCAACACTTCGGCCTGACAGCAGCCTTTAGCACGACAAGAAGGCGTCGACCCTGCCGAGAGGCAGTGTCGACGCCTTTGTCGTCGTCCCGGAAACCTTCCGGTCCGGCTCAGCTGCCTGCTTCGCCGCCCTGACGCGCCAGGGCAGTCAGACGGGAAACCGCGCGATAGTACTTCTTCATGTAGCCACCGGACATCATCTCCTGGGTGAAGAGTTCACTCAGCGGCACACCACTCGCGAGGATCGGCACATCGCGGTCATACAGGCGGTCAGCCAGCACGACGAACCGCAGCGCGACCGCCTGCTCGGTGATGGTGTCCACCCCGTGCCAGGCAACGGCGTCGATTCCGTCGATGAGTTGCCGGTACCGGCTGGGATGAACCCCCGCCAGGTGCTTGATGAGGTCGCCGAAGTTGTCTTCGGCAACGGTGACGTCGTCCGGCAAGTGCCGCGCCTGCCGGCGCACCTGCTGTTCCGTCAGTGGTGCCGGGGCTTCCGGGAGTCCACGGTGGCGGTAATCCTCGCCATCGATCCGGACGACGTCGAACTGGTCCGAAAGGACCTGAATCTCCCGCTGGAAGTCAACGGCCGCAAACCGGCCGTCCCCCAGGGAACCAGGCAGCGTGTTTGACGTTGCTGCGAGTTTCACTCCAGCATCCGCCAGCTCCCGCATCAGCCGTGACATCAACACTGTGTCACCCGGGTCATCCAGCTCGAACTCGTCGATGCAGACGAGCTGGTACGTGCTCAACGCATCCACTGTGCGCCTGAAAGACAGGGCACCGACCAGATTCGTGTACTCCACGAAGGTTCCGAAAGCCTTCTTGCCTTCGGTGGCGTGCCAGAGGGAAGCAAGGAGGTGGGTTTTGCCCACTCCGAACCCACCGTCGAGATAGATGCCCGCGCGGCTCTCCTCGCGCTTCGCCCCGAAGAATTTGCGAAGGCCGCTTGGCTTGGGAGTGTTCACGGCTGCGGCGAAGTGGCGGAGCGCCTTGACTGCTGCGGCCTGCGACGGCTGCCCCGGATCCGGTCGATAGGAGTCAAAG belongs to Arthrobacter tumbae and includes:
- a CDS encoding antitoxin, whose protein sequence is MSVFDGLKGRAGELKGKAAGLVGENSGKIQDGIGHAGGFIDSKTGGKYSDKITSVQSKASSMVDNVDGQDGARPAGSPNTSA
- the zapE gene encoding cell division protein ZapE, whose product is MATIEHLTQRSPRVSVDELLDNFFPSQRFGAVSFDSYRPDPGQPSQAAAVKALRHFAAAVNTPKPSGLRKFFGAKREESRAGIYLDGGFGVGKTHLLASLWHATEGKKAFGTFVEYTNLVGALSFRRTVDALSTYQLVCIDEFELDDPGDTVLMSRLMRELADAGVKLAATSNTLPGSLGDGRFAAVDFQREIQVLSDQFDVVRIDGEDYRHRGLPEAPAPLTEQQVRRQARHLPDDVTVAEDNFGDLIKHLAGVHPSRYRQLIDGIDAVAWHGVDTITEQAVALRFVVLADRLYDRDVPILASGVPLSELFTQEMMSGGYMKKYYRAVSRLTALARQGGEAGS